Proteins found in one Odontesthes bonariensis isolate fOdoBon6 chromosome 11, fOdoBon6.hap1, whole genome shotgun sequence genomic segment:
- the dnajc27 gene encoding dnaJ homolog subfamily C member 27: METNAPKRRDNKKSLRVKVISLGNAEVGKSCIIKRYCEKRFVPKYLATIGIDYGVTKVQVRDREIKVNIFDMAGHPFFYEVRNEFYKDSQGVLLVYDVGLRESFDALDSWLGEMKQEMGSQANMDSIVFIVCANKVDLTKRRVVDEGEGRLWAESRGFQYFETSAQSGEGINEMFQAFFSSITDMCENGGKRPVSEVSVGFTKEQADTIRRIRNSKDSWDMLGVKPGATREEVNKAYRKLAVLLHPDKCVAPGSEDAFKAVVNARTSLLKNIK; the protein is encoded by the exons ATGGAAACAAACGCGCCGAAAAGACGTGACAACAAGAAGTCACTCCGAGTGAAGGTGATCAGCCTCGGAAATGCCGAAGTGGGAAAG AGCTGCATCATCAAGCGATACTGCGAGAAGAGGTTCGTCCCAAAGTATTTGGCGACGATCGGCATCGACTACGGCGTCACCAA agtGCAGGTTCGAGACCGAGAAATCAAAGTGAACATCTTCGACATGGCCGGGCATCCGTTCTTCTACGAG GTTCGGAACGAGTTCTACAAAGACAGCCAGGGCGTGCTGCTGGTGTACGACGTGGGCCTCCGGGAGAGCTTCGACGCCCTGGACAGCTGGCTGGGAGAGATGAAGCAGGAAATGGGCTCTCAGGCCAACATGGACAGCATCGTCTTCATCGTCTGCGCCAACAAG GTGGACCTGACGAAGCGGCGGGTGGTGGACGAGGGCGAGGGCCGTCTGTGGGCGGAGTCCAGAGGGTTCCAGTACTTTGAGACGTCGGCGCAGAGCGGCGAGGGCATCAACGAGATGTTCCAG GCTTTTTTCTCCTCCATCACCGACATGTGTGAGAACGGCGGGAAGCGTCCGGTGTCGGAGGTCAGCGTCGGCTTCACCAAAGAGCAGGCCGACACCATCCGACGGATCCGCAACAGCAAGGACTCCTGGGACATGTTGGGGGTGAAGCCGGGCGCCACACG GGAGGAGGTGAACAAGGCGTACAGGAAGCTGGCGGTTCTGCTGCACCCGGACAAATGTGTGGCGCCCGGCAGTGAAGACGCCTTCAAGGCCGTGGTCAACGCCCGAACCTCCCTGCTGAAGAACATTAAATAA